A segment of the Bacillus pseudomycoides genome:
CATGATCCCACACACAAACTATAGGACTATTTCTTGATTCGCGAAAATCTAAACATAAAACATCACCAGCAAACAAAACAGCGATCGGTAATAAAGCCACTCCTAGTAAATCTCCATCATCTGTAAGCCTCTCATCAAGTCGAGACCATGTTACATCAATATCAAACATGCCACTTTCAAGATGTTCTGGAGCTTTAAGAATACACAAGAACCTAATCACTGCATAACTATGACTATTACAAATAAAAGAATTCTTTTCTGGCAAACCACCATTATTCATTTTTATGAAATCCTTATAATCTAGCGGCAATTCAACTCTCCAAGCCTCTTCTTTCTTAGATATTAAGTCTTCAGATGGTAATGGAAAAATCACTGAATCTTTTTTTATTCCCATAAAACACACTCCTCTTTTCTATTTTCGTAGCGCAACAACTTATATTTTATACTATAAGATTATTTATAAAATAAAGAGAATTCTCATGAAACAATGAGTTTAAGAATAGTATGCGTCCAAATTTAGGAGGTTAATCCGATTGGGCGCTTACGTAACTAGCTATATTTCAGACTCATACCTCCATATGAATAAAGGACTAGGTTAATTACAACCCAGCCCTATATTTCTACTAATTTACTTTTGCTTTGTATATCGAATCGTTTGATAAGACTCTACATCAAACATTTGAACCTTTTTGTCACCGAAACTTTGAATTGTTAACGGTATGTCTTTTCTAGCAACATCGGAAGGTTTACCATCTAGGATTGATTCCTTAATGTGTATTTTTAACATATAACCGTTATTTGTATACTCACAAGTTCCTGCAACATAATCACCTTTACTCGGATATCTACCCTTTTCATACAATTCAAATGTTCCATCTTCTTTTAAGATAAGTGAAACAGTAAAATTACCGTCTTTCTCAAAACCCCAAGTATCTGCTAATTCTTTACCATCAAAGTTGCTTCGTAAATTGTACTATCCTCGTGTAGCAATATAAAACAAACTATATTCTCCTTCTAGATAACTGTTTTTTCCTCCATAACAGTATTCCTATTCACTATATTCAAGTAGAAATGCGATACTGTTGTAATATAGTATGGATAGATCCAAAGAAACGGGATACCAAGTGTAAAAAATCCGATGATAATCCCTAAAATAAACCATCCGATAAAACTTAACGATAGTAGGAATAAATCTAATTTATGTCCTTTCATCAGTTCTTGGCTCTTTTTAATTGCTTCACTCGCTGTATATTCTGGATGATCTAACAAAATATAGTAAGCCATAGAATAAGAGATAAATTTTATAATACCTGGTACAATTAATAATACACTCCATAAAAGTGTGTATACAGTCATTAAAATAATCACCTTCATAGATCTAAACACATTACTTTTTCGAAATCCTTCAAATAACTCACCAATTGTAGTAGATTCTTTTTTCGCTAAACGCAATGTAACTTTAAAATACCCATAATTCATAATGCCTTGTACAGCTATTAAACAAATAAATAGAGCAGCGAAAACAAGTAAATAAGAAAAAGCACCTACTGCATTTAACTTTTCGTCTCCTGTAATCGAATAACTAGAATTCATTGTTTCACTTAATAAGATACCCAGTAACAACAGTGGAAATCCTATAATAAACATACCAGCCCTGGAAATGACATGATAAAGAAACGATGACAATACCCCCAATCCCCATCTGTCTTTTAATGAAGATAAGGCCGCTTTTTTTAAGTCACTAATCACTTTGATCCTACCTTTCAATTTTTTCCTCTTATATGAATTACTTTTACACAAGGAATAATAGCATATTTTAACAATATTGACATTATATATAATTCCATTAATATCTAAATGAATGATGAAACTTTTCCAAAAGTGTTATTTTTAAGTAAGTATCAAATTCAGTACTTCTAATGATTTTTTATAAAACTACTTGACTAATCTTAGTATGTTTATTTTAAATCTATTAATTATGTAATTTATTTAAAAACTCAGTGAATGTACTTGCTGCATAAAGCCCATTACCAAACTGCAGTCATTCTATAATATCTTTAATTAAGTTCTAAATGATCCAAAACACTCTGAATTAGCCATTTCAGTTTTTCTTCATTCATCTTTCTCATACCATATTTTTTAACGAGTCCGTGAACCATATCCCAATCTTCTATGTGCAAAATTAGCTTTAACTCTGCACGAAGTTTTTTAAGATACTCCATATTTTCCAATGAGTTAAAATCGTGAATAAATTTATCCAATTCATCATAATCCGCACTTACGTTAAAATAGCATTCAAGAAAATATTTAAAAGTTTCAAAGTTCAATTTCTGATTCAAGTTTCCCCCTCTTACTAAAGTTATTTTACGATTAAAAGATTAATCATAACTCATAAAACTATTCTAGAATTAGCGATATCTAGTTTTTTAATACACGCATAACTTCAAATATCTGTTAAGTTAATATGTTAATACTTTCCCTAAATAAACAGGCTTTTATTTTCTTATTCACTCCATACACTGGTTAGTAAAAAAGTATTCGTCATATCTATGGTTCTATTCTCTAGTTCATTTGCATTCATGTATGCACCATTACTTGATTCTTGCATTTGTACAATCGAGAAAGAAAAAACAGGAACAGCAATCGGGTTTTATAATTTAACACTCAATGTCGCGATGTCAATCGGTATTGCCTATACAGCAGCAATGATGGATCATTCCGCAATGCGCCAAAGCTTCCTAGGAATTGCAAACAATGCGGACGCTTCCATGTTTAGCAATATCCTATTCATTCTCCTACTCATTGCCCTTTTCAGTTTATCTCTATACTGAATATTAGTAGGACGAAAACCGACAAAATAGATATATTGTCTATTTGTTAACTAGTCATATAGAATAACGATTCTTTCATAATTAGAACCCTAAAACGAGAAGTTTAGGGTTCTTTTTTATAATTTATAAAATATAAGAGATGTTTTAGACTTGATGCTTCCGCCTAATTATGTAAGTACAAACTATACAATATGTAACTTCTAACCATTCTTCCTTAATCTTCTTCTCTCTTTTTCTAACCGTCTAAAAAT
Coding sequences within it:
- a CDS encoding SMI1/KNR4 family protein, whose translation is MGIKKDSVIFPLPSEDLISKKEEAWRVELPLDYKDFIKMNNGGLPEKNSFICNSHSYAVIRFLCILKAPEHLESGMFDIDVTWSRLDERLTDDGDLLGVALLPIAVLFAGDVLCLDFRESRNSPIVCVWDHENSAELEPVVYHVTNTFQQFLDMLH
- a CDS encoding DUF975 family protein; its protein translation is MISDLKKAALSSLKDRWGLGVLSSFLYHVISRAGMFIIGFPLLLLGILLSETMNSSYSITGDEKLNAVGAFSYLLVFAALFICLIAVQGIMNYGYFKVTLRLAKKESTTIGELFEGFRKSNVFRSMKVIILMTVYTLLWSVLLIVPGIIKFISYSMAYYILLDHPEYTASEAIKKSQELMKGHKLDLFLLSLSFIGWFILGIIIGFFTLGIPFLWIYPYYITTVSHFYLNIVNRNTVMEEKTVI